A stretch of Pedosphaera parvula Ellin514 DNA encodes these proteins:
- the rplS gene encoding 50S ribosomal protein L19, producing the protein MNQALLDKIESEQYRKNAVDFGVGDSVKVHTKVVEGDKERIQIFSGVVIGRRGHGLNSTFTVRRISYGEGVERIFPVHSPRVDKVEVERKGAVRRAKLTYLRKRLGKGATLVKEKETRVAAAAK; encoded by the coding sequence AACCAAGCATTACTTGATAAAATTGAGTCGGAACAGTATCGCAAGAACGCTGTTGATTTTGGCGTGGGAGATTCTGTGAAGGTCCACACGAAGGTTGTTGAAGGCGACAAAGAGCGCATTCAGATTTTCTCGGGTGTGGTGATTGGCCGTCGTGGTCATGGATTGAATTCTACTTTTACCGTTCGTCGTATCAGCTACGGCGAAGGTGTCGAACGTATTTTCCCTGTGCACTCACCTCGCGTTGACAAGGTGGAAGTGGAACGCAAGGGAGCCGTTCGCCGTGCGAAGCTGACCTACCTGCGCAAGCGCCTGGGCAAGGGTGCAACGCTGGTCAAGGAAAAGGAAACGCGCGTTGCGGCTGCTGCGAAGTAA